The sequence TGGCGGGGAAGCGCACTCCGCCGATCAGCTCGACGGGGTGCCGTCCGTCGTAGGCCCGCAGGTCGAGTTCGGTGGGCTGGGCGAAGCGGGAGAAGTTGTTGACGCACAGCACCAGGTCGTCGCCGTGTTCGCGCAGGAACGCCAGCACCGCCGGGTTGGAGGACGTCAGTTCCGTGAACGACCCCAGGCCGAAGGCGGGGTTCTGCTTGCGGATCTCGATCATGCGGTGGGTCCAGTGCAGCAGGCTGGACGGGGAGGACATGGAGGCTTCCACGTTGGTGACCTGGTAGCCGTAGACCGGGTCCATGATCGTCGGCAGGAACAGGCGTCCCGGGTCGCAGGAGGAGAAGCCGGCGTTGCGGTCCGGGGTCCACTGCATGGGGGTGCGGACGGCGTCGCGGTCGCCGAGCCAGATGTTGTCGCCCATGCCGATCTCGTCGCCGTAGTAGAGGATCGGTGAGCCGGGCAGGGACAGCAGCAGGGCGGTGAACAGCTCGATCTGGTTGCGGTCGTTGTCGAGGAGCGGGGCCAGGCGGCGGCGGATGCCGATGTTGGCGCGCATGCGGGGGTCTTTGGCGTACTCGGCCCACATGTAGTCGCGTTCCTCGTCGGTGACCATTTCCAGGGTCAGCTCGTCGTGGTTGCGCAGGAAGATGCCCCACTGGCAGGTGGAGGGGATCGCGGGGGTCTTGGCGAGGATCTCGGAGACCGGGTAGCGCGATTCGCGGCGTACGGCCATGAAGATGCGGGGCATGACGGGGAAGTGGAAGGCCATGTGGCACTCGTCGCCGCCGGCGGAGTAGTCGCCGAAGTAGTCGACCACGTCCTCCGGCCACTGGTTGGCCTCCGCCAGCAGCACGGTGTCCGGGTAGAGCGCGTCGATCTCGCGGCGCACCCGCTTCAGGAACTGGTGGGTCGCCGGCAGGTTCTCGCAGTTGGTGCCCTCCTCCGCGTAGAGGTAGGGCACCGCGTCCAGGCGGTAGCCGTCGATGCCGAGGTCCAGCCAGAAGCGCAGGGCGGCCAGGATCTCCTCCTGGACGGCCGGGTTCTCGTAGTTCAGGTCCGGCTGGTGCGAGAAGAAGCGGTGGAAGTAGTACTGGCCGCGTAC comes from Streptomyces sp. SCL15-4 and encodes:
- the treS gene encoding maltose alpha-D-glucosyltransferase, giving the protein MTVNEPVPDTFEDTPAKDRDPEWFKRAVFYEVLVRSFQDSNGDGVGDLKGLTAKLDYLQWLGVDCLWLPPFFKSPLRDGGYDVSDYTAVLPEFGDLADFVEFVDAAHQRGMRVIIDFVMNHTSDQHPWFQESRKNPDGPYGDYYMWADDDKQYQDARIIFVDTEASNWTFDPVRGQYYFHRFFSHQPDLNYENPAVQEEILAALRFWLDLGIDGYRLDAVPYLYAEEGTNCENLPATHQFLKRVRREIDALYPDTVLLAEANQWPEDVVDYFGDYSAGGDECHMAFHFPVMPRIFMAVRRESRYPVSEILAKTPAIPSTCQWGIFLRNHDELTLEMVTDEERDYMWAEYAKDPRMRANIGIRRRLAPLLDNDRNQIELFTALLLSLPGSPILYYGDEIGMGDNIWLGDRDAVRTPMQWTPDRNAGFSSCDPGRLFLPTIMDPVYGYQVTNVEASMSSPSSLLHWTHRMIEIRKQNPAFGLGSFTELTSSNPAVLAFLREHGDDLVLCVNNFSRFAQPTELDLRAYDGRHPVELIGGVRFPAIGELPYLLTLQGHGFYWFRLTRVASRIGRRR